A window of Microcystis aeruginosa FD4 contains these coding sequences:
- a CDS encoding nucleotidyltransferase family protein: MDVIILAGGLGTRLRSVINTLPKPMAPVADRPFLEYLLDYLISQKITNKFLVSVGYEYQKIIDHFGDNYKEYELNYLIEDTPLGTGGALRLALNKIETEQALIVNGDTLFNVNLSALINLHNQKKSLITLALKPLTDFERYNNVLLDDDQKIIGFESKKYQHKGYINGGIYCVGKNILYSFDLPSKFSFEDDFLKVHTEKVPMYGFISDEYFIDIGIPQDYEKSQIELPELFNSRNQVQHRD; the protein is encoded by the coding sequence ATGGACGTAATTATTCTGGCGGGTGGGTTAGGAACCAGGTTGCGATCAGTAATCAACACTTTACCAAAACCCATGGCTCCCGTTGCTGACAGGCCTTTTTTAGAATATCTATTAGATTACTTAATCTCTCAAAAAATTACCAACAAATTTTTAGTTTCTGTTGGCTATGAATATCAGAAAATTATCGATCATTTTGGCGATAATTACAAGGAATACGAACTAAATTATCTGATAGAAGATACACCCTTGGGAACTGGAGGAGCGCTTCGGTTGGCACTCAATAAAATTGAAACCGAACAAGCATTAATTGTTAACGGAGATACCTTGTTTAATGTCAATTTATCCGCCCTAATTAATTTACATAATCAAAAGAAATCCCTGATAACCCTTGCTCTGAAGCCGCTAACTGACTTTGAGCGTTATAATAATGTTCTCCTAGACGATGATCAAAAAATTATCGGGTTTGAATCCAAAAAATATCAACATAAGGGCTATATTAATGGTGGCATATATTGTGTAGGGAAAAACATATTATACAGCTTTGATCTGCCATCAAAATTTTCTTTTGAGGACGACTTTCTAAAAGTTCATACCGAGAAAGTTCCCATGTATGGCTTTATTTCTGACGAATATTTTATTGACATAGGCATCCCCCAAGATTACGAAAAAAGTCAGATTGAATTACCTGAACTTTTTAATTCCCGAAATCAGGTTCAACATCGGGATTAA
- a CDS encoding glycosyltransferase family 2 protein yields MINSPILSIVTPTLGKFSEYWLQQLLAIQGEVEFIWVYPPGAVTPCVEDPRVKIFHSLYQGETAQRAVGLLNASGQYVLALDDDDFLHPQVVALAKDYFDNFPQSWLLRLHKGGIDYLDEERIKAPWPELPAINQLNISRKRQDKYQDLVEVPIAPLDNPFELRLALWPYAKRKDFHGYHLEPFNNNIWKTALVKEALDDFVRSMRIGGILTWLPLWGFDRALGLFLQAKFFQKDMYIGHWMPEPSQIRYIVRPYSMKTPRILFPSDALLVKRFPQYGYFWNLVFEELYNGIKTKIKSLWKA; encoded by the coding sequence ATGATCAACTCACCAATTCTATCAATCGTTACTCCAACTCTGGGCAAATTTTCCGAATATTGGTTGCAACAACTTCTGGCAATTCAAGGGGAAGTAGAATTTATTTGGGTTTATCCTCCCGGGGCAGTTACCCCTTGCGTAGAAGACCCCAGAGTCAAAATTTTTCATAGTCTTTATCAGGGAGAAACAGCCCAGAGAGCCGTCGGTCTTCTCAATGCTTCTGGTCAATATGTGTTGGCTCTCGATGATGATGATTTCTTGCATCCCCAAGTGGTTGCCTTAGCGAAAGATTACTTTGATAATTTTCCCCAAAGTTGGCTCTTACGTCTCCATAAGGGGGGAATTGATTATCTCGATGAGGAAAGAATTAAAGCTCCCTGGCCAGAGCTACCCGCTATCAATCAGTTAAATATCTCTAGAAAAAGACAAGATAAATACCAAGATTTAGTGGAAGTTCCTATCGCTCCCCTGGATAATCCTTTCGAGTTAAGACTAGCTTTATGGCCCTACGCCAAAAGAAAAGATTTTCATGGCTATCATCTAGAACCTTTCAATAATAATATTTGGAAAACAGCCTTGGTGAAAGAAGCCTTAGATGATTTTGTCCGCAGTATGAGGATAGGAGGAATTTTAACTTGGTTGCCTCTCTGGGGATTTGATAGAGCTTTAGGGTTGTTTCTGCAAGCGAAGTTTTTTCAAAAAGATATGTATATCGGCCATTGGATGCCCGAACCCAGTCAAATAAGATATATAGTCAGACCTTATTCCATGAAAACCCCCAGAATTCTTTTTCCTTCCGATGCTTTACTGGTTAAGCGATTTCCCCAGTATGGTTATTTCTGGAATCTTGTCTTCGAGGAGTTATACAATGGCATCAAGACCAAAATCAAAAGTCTCTGGAAAGCATGA
- a CDS encoding cation diffusion facilitator family transporter, producing MAVLKDNRATVQKVLWITLLLNILVMAIKAVVGLRIGSLSLQADALHSVTDSANNVLGLVAMRFSSPYPDRDHPYGHLKYEAIGALAIAAFLGIACFEILQGAIMRIIKGGKPVEIAGPELWLLIIVLGVNIFVTYYERSVGQRVGSAILIADARHTMSDVWVTITVLLGLVGVWVGNTANIPQLQWLDAILSFPVAFLVFSSGWKVLKENLPLLVDEMAIAPEVLHQIVMEVPGVLNCHAIASRGVVGRQVFIEMHLVVSAEDVETAHAITEAVEARLTQQFSPVRILIHVEPPDYRSDQITFDEEV from the coding sequence GTGGCTGTTTTAAAAGATAATCGGGCTACCGTCCAAAAAGTTCTCTGGATCACCCTGCTGCTGAACATTTTGGTTATGGCGATCAAAGCGGTGGTGGGTTTGAGGATTGGTTCTTTAAGTCTACAAGCGGATGCTCTCCATAGTGTCACCGATAGTGCTAACAATGTCTTGGGATTGGTAGCGATGCGGTTTTCCTCTCCCTATCCCGATCGAGATCATCCCTACGGACATCTGAAATACGAAGCGATCGGAGCTTTAGCGATCGCCGCCTTTTTGGGGATTGCCTGTTTTGAAATCTTGCAAGGGGCGATCATGCGTATTATCAAAGGAGGAAAACCCGTCGAGATTGCTGGTCCTGAGTTATGGCTATTAATTATCGTTTTAGGGGTGAATATTTTTGTTACTTATTATGAAAGATCGGTGGGGCAGCGTGTCGGTAGTGCGATTTTGATTGCCGATGCTCGTCATACCATGAGTGATGTGTGGGTGACAATTACGGTTTTATTGGGTTTAGTGGGGGTTTGGGTGGGTAATACGGCTAATATTCCCCAATTACAATGGTTAGATGCGATTTTGTCCTTTCCCGTCGCTTTTTTGGTGTTTAGCAGTGGTTGGAAAGTCCTCAAGGAGAATTTACCTTTGTTAGTGGATGAAATGGCGATCGCTCCTGAAGTGCTTCATCAAATTGTGATGGAGGTGCCGGGGGTGCTTAATTGTCATGCGATCGCATCTCGGGGAGTGGTGGGAAGACAGGTATTTATAGAAATGCACCTAGTTGTCTCCGCTGAAGATGTGGAAACTGCTCACGCAATCACGGAAGCGGTAGAAGCAAGATTAACCCAACAATTTAGCCCTGTGAGAATTTTAATTCACGTTGAACCGCCGGATTATCGTTCCGATCAGATCACTTTTGATGAAGAAGTGTGA
- the rfbB gene encoding dTDP-glucose 4,6-dehydratase, with translation MTTENQARSIVITGGAGFIGSNFVHHWCENYPEDRVIVLDALTYAGNLNNLATLKDRKNFRFLQGDICDRALVDELFTSENIDTVAHFAAESHVDRSILGPGAFVQTNMVGTFTLLESFRQHWLSNHQPDNYRFLHVSTDEVYGSLGVDDPAFTETTPYAPNSPYSASKAGSDHLARAYFHTYGMPTIITNCSNNYGSYHFPEKLIPLMCINILLGKPLPVYGDGKNVRDWLYVRDHCQALDTVIHKGKAGETYNIGGNNEVKNIDLVRMLCELMDELAPDLPVKPARNLITFVKDRPGHDRRYAIDASKIRTELGWQPQETVEGGLRKTIQWYLDNRDWWQPLLSKEYQEYYDKVYG, from the coding sequence ATGACGACAGAAAATCAAGCTAGAAGCATAGTAATTACTGGTGGAGCAGGATTTATCGGCTCGAATTTTGTTCATCATTGGTGCGAGAATTATCCTGAGGATCGTGTAATTGTTCTTGATGCTCTTACCTACGCGGGCAATTTGAATAATTTAGCGACACTGAAAGATAGAAAGAATTTCCGTTTTCTGCAAGGGGATATCTGCGATCGAGCTTTAGTTGATGAATTATTTACCAGTGAAAATATCGATACAGTTGCCCATTTTGCCGCCGAATCCCATGTGGATCGATCGATTCTTGGTCCTGGAGCTTTTGTGCAAACTAATATGGTGGGAACTTTTACTCTATTAGAAAGTTTTCGGCAACATTGGTTAAGTAATCATCAACCGGATAACTATCGTTTTCTGCACGTTTCCACCGATGAGGTTTATGGCAGTTTAGGAGTAGATGATCCAGCTTTTACCGAAACTACTCCCTATGCTCCTAATAGTCCCTATTCTGCCTCAAAAGCGGGGAGTGATCATCTAGCGAGAGCTTATTTTCATACCTACGGAATGCCGACAATTATTACTAATTGCTCTAATAATTATGGTTCCTATCATTTTCCCGAAAAGTTAATTCCTTTGATGTGTATTAATATTCTTTTGGGTAAACCTTTACCCGTTTATGGTGATGGTAAAAATGTTCGGGACTGGTTATATGTTCGGGATCATTGTCAAGCATTAGATACAGTTATTCACAAAGGAAAAGCGGGAGAAACCTATAATATTGGCGGAAATAACGAGGTAAAAAATATCGATTTAGTCAGGATGTTATGTGAGTTAATGGATGAATTAGCTCCCGATTTACCCGTGAAACCTGCTCGGAATTTAATTACTTTTGTTAAGGATCGCCCCGGCCATGATCGCCGGTATGCTATTGATGCGAGTAAAATTCGCACCGAATTAGGTTGGCAACCTCAGGAAACCGTAGAGGGGGGATTAAGAAAAACCATTCAATGGTATCTTGATAATCGCGATTGGTGGCAACCTTTGTTATCCAAAGAATATCAGGAGTATTATGATAAAGTTTACGGTTAG
- a CDS encoding transglutaminase domain-containing protein, whose product MAYKRNYRRRKNRQSGRTIPGIFIFLVLMSVGMAFKNQSSQLLRNFQSFKPANDLISNTKNLQLSQPIISGNNPQVRQGNYQDIDRLARSINYQGNSLSELATILSKYAKTEAEKARIIYVWITHNITYDVASFLRSNYGDASPYTVLKNRFAVCSGYANLYQALAEKMGLKSAVVIGYAKGLGYLVGNASDANHAWNTVRINNAWYLIDATWGAGVVNNNQFQRQFNPHYFATPPAQLIYSHFPEQTQWQLLPKVYRKQQFDSWPIVTSQFFRDGIKLVNHNSYNIQSSGITEVILQVSPHTHIYAQLQQNNLPINSHLPLIQRVNGQATIKVSFPQAGSYDLMVFSKNKSDKNNFNHALSYRITSSAKGVSIPKTYATFEENNAYLYSPTIAKLTKNQLVNFKIEVPNALDVVIIDQSSGNWTPLTKSGNLFFGNVKVGSGNITIAGKFTEGNNYASLVEYE is encoded by the coding sequence ATGGCTTATAAAAGAAATTATCGCCGCCGCAAGAATCGGCAATCGGGAAGGACAATTCCAGGGATTTTCATCTTTTTAGTTTTAATGTCCGTTGGGATGGCATTTAAAAACCAAAGTTCTCAACTGCTCAGGAATTTTCAATCATTTAAACCAGCAAATGATTTAATTTCTAATACTAAGAATCTGCAACTTTCTCAGCCAATTATTTCGGGGAATAATCCCCAAGTTAGACAGGGAAATTATCAAGATATTGATCGTCTAGCTCGCAGCATCAATTACCAAGGAAATTCTCTATCAGAATTAGCAACAATTCTATCTAAATATGCCAAAACAGAAGCAGAAAAAGCCCGCATTATTTACGTTTGGATTACCCATAATATTACCTACGATGTGGCAAGTTTTTTAAGGAGTAATTACGGTGATGCCAGTCCTTATACTGTCCTCAAAAATCGTTTTGCTGTCTGTTCAGGTTATGCCAATCTTTATCAAGCTTTAGCAGAAAAAATGGGATTAAAATCAGCAGTTGTTATCGGTTATGCTAAAGGATTAGGCTATCTAGTGGGCAATGCTAGTGATGCTAACCATGCTTGGAATACTGTCAGAATTAATAATGCTTGGTATCTAATTGATGCAACTTGGGGTGCGGGAGTAGTCAATAACAATCAATTTCAACGGCAATTTAATCCTCATTATTTTGCTACTCCACCCGCACAATTAATTTATAGTCATTTCCCCGAACAAACTCAGTGGCAATTATTACCGAAAGTTTATAGAAAACAACAATTTGATTCTTGGCCGATTGTGACATCACAATTTTTTCGAGATGGCATAAAATTAGTCAATCACAATAGTTATAATATCCAGTCTTCAGGAATAACAGAAGTTATTTTACAAGTTTCTCCTCACACCCATATTTATGCTCAATTGCAGCAAAATAATTTACCTATAAATAGCCATTTACCCTTAATTCAAAGAGTCAATGGACAAGCAACAATTAAAGTTTCCTTTCCCCAAGCTGGAAGTTATGATTTGATGGTTTTCTCTAAAAATAAATCCGATAAAAATAACTTTAATCATGCTTTATCTTATCGAATTACCAGTAGTGCTAAGGGTGTTTCTATACCGAAAACATATGCTACTTTTGAAGAAAATAATGCCTATCTTTATAGTCCCACAATAGCCAAATTAACTAAGAATCAATTGGTAAATTTTAAAATTGAAGTACCTAATGCTTTAGATGTGGTTATCATTGATCAATCATCGGGTAACTGGACTCCTTTAACTAAGTCAGGGAATTTATTTTTCGGTAATGTTAAAGTTGGTTCAGGAAATATAACCATCGCTGGCAAGTTTACGGAGGGTAATAACTACGCTAGTTTAGTTGAGTACGAGTAA
- a CDS encoding KGK domain protein, whose product MNLDTFNNSQKILIEDDNSLLMFENKEIILVDQFKNQIIEELEDYISDFVLDGLMLKSKSYICGQIAKLDWVYYPRDGQILNLLILGEKQWRQGKIKVYGQCDFSPILEKLAHQEYDYSQLLQILKEQGFKNFNETRQIKITLEFIPKNSPLEQEPESPLE is encoded by the coding sequence ATGAATCTTGATACTTTTAACAACTCTCAGAAAATCCTTATCGAAGATGATAATAGTTTACTGATGTTTGAAAATAAAGAAATTATTTTGGTTGATCAATTCAAAAATCAAATAATTGAAGAATTAGAAGACTATATTTCTGACTTCGTTCTCGATGGTTTAATGTTAAAATCGAAAAGTTACATTTGTGGTCAGATAGCTAAACTAGATTGGGTTTATTATCCGAGAGATGGACAAATATTAAATCTATTAATTTTAGGAGAAAAACAATGGAGACAAGGTAAAATTAAAGTTTATGGTCAATGTGACTTTTCTCCTATTTTAGAAAAATTAGCCCATCAAGAATATGACTACTCGCAATTATTACAAATATTAAAAGAGCAAGGCTTTAAAAATTTCAATGAAACTCGTCAAATAAAAATTACCCTAGAGTTTATTCCTAAAAATAGCCCATTGGAACAAGAACCAGAATCACCCCTAGAGTAA
- a CDS encoding KGK domain-containing protein, which yields MKYIGKYTSYGRLRTNISDRSSTFGQINKIEWFHYPSEGKDCKVLILGEKDWRTGKVKTSGECTFSSVLEKLSKSPYIHCNSSEYDILFKEIRNQGFNDFNETRQIKITLEFIPENRLLEPESPLEEIRQMLRENPEKTNFNS from the coding sequence TTGAAGTATATCGGCAAATATACTTCCTATGGAAGACTAAGAACAAATATATCAGACCGTTCTTCTACATTTGGTCAAATTAATAAAATTGAATGGTTTCATTATCCGAGTGAAGGGAAGGATTGTAAAGTATTAATACTGGGGGAGAAAGACTGGAGAACAGGAAAAGTTAAAACTTCTGGAGAATGTACTTTTTCTAGTGTTTTAGAAAAACTTTCAAAAAGTCCGTATATACATTGTAATTCTAGTGAATATGATATTTTATTTAAAGAAATCAGAAATCAAGGCTTTAACGATTTCAATGAAACTCGTCAAATAAAAATCACCCTAGAATTTATTCCCGAAAATAGACTACTGGAACCAGAATCACCCCTAGAGGAGATTCGGCAAATGCTGCGAGAAAATCCCGAAAAAACTAACTTCAATTCCTGA
- a CDS encoding HNH endonuclease, with product MAKTPRIPIPIEVRKYVYQRDNYQCQSCGKPEKLSQLSIDHIIPLALGGSNDISNLQTLCLSCNRRKKDHLDPRFRRYFQ from the coding sequence ATGGCAAAAACTCCGAGAATACCGATTCCGATCGAAGTGAGAAAATATGTTTATCAAAGGGATAATTATCAATGTCAGAGTTGCGGTAAACCCGAAAAATTGTCCCAACTTTCCATAGATCATATAATTCCCTTAGCTTTAGGTGGCAGTAACGACATTAGTAACCTGCAAACCCTTTGTTTATCCTGTAATCGCCGCAAAAAAGACCATTTAGACCCGCGCTTTCGGCGTTATTTTCAATGA
- the rpsP gene encoding 30S ribosomal protein S16, translating into MIKLRLKRFGKKREASYRIVAAVSTSRRDGRPLEELGFYNPRTDEVRLDEEGIIRRLQQGAQPTDTVRGILTKQKIFEKINA; encoded by the coding sequence ATGATCAAATTACGTCTAAAACGCTTTGGTAAAAAACGCGAAGCCAGTTATCGTATCGTTGCGGCCGTTAGCACCAGTCGTCGCGATGGTCGTCCCCTAGAGGAATTAGGATTTTACAATCCCCGCACCGATGAAGTGCGTCTGGATGAAGAAGGAATCATCCGACGCTTACAACAAGGAGCGCAACCGACGGACACCGTGCGCGGCATTCTCACCAAACAGAAAATTTTCGAGAAAATCAATGCCTAG
- a CDS encoding KH domain-containing protein: MPSTPNYLELVKFIIEPFLEEPASLRLDIERCKENQRLWVRVAFDDADKGKVYGRGGRNLQAIRTTLEMAAASAGRSLYLEVYAAENEGEQRRTRRSNGNFEGTERRPSNRRPPAPRQLNN; encoded by the coding sequence ATGCCTAGTACCCCCAATTATCTCGAACTGGTGAAATTTATTATCGAGCCGTTTTTGGAAGAGCCGGCCAGTCTGAGATTGGATATCGAGCGCTGTAAGGAAAATCAACGTCTTTGGGTGCGTGTAGCCTTCGATGATGCCGATAAAGGCAAAGTTTACGGCCGGGGAGGACGCAATTTACAGGCGATTAGAACTACCCTAGAAATGGCGGCCGCGAGTGCGGGTCGCTCTCTTTATCTAGAAGTCTATGCGGCCGAAAATGAAGGCGAACAGCGCCGCACCCGTCGTTCTAATGGTAACTTTGAAGGTACGGAAAGAAGACCGAGCAATCGACGACCACCCGCACCCCGGCAGCTCAACAACTAA